GTTGATGCCGTTGTAGGAGGAGTCGTCGGCGAGCTTGTCGAGCTGGTTGCGCAGGTCGTTGAACTGCACGACGAGGTTCTTGCGGACGTCGTTCGGACCGATCGTTCCGGTCCCCGATCCGCCGTCGATCGCCCCCGCGGTGATGCCCGTGACGGTCAGGTCGGAGGTCGACTGGTTTTCGATGCGGAGCTTTCCGGCATCGTTCGACGCGCGGATCTTGCCGGTGAGGCCGGTGTTCTTGTTGATCGAGTCGACCAGTTCGTCGACCGACTTGCCGACATAGGCGGTGGAGCCGCCGAGGCCGATCTGGGCGACGCCGCCCGATGCCGTGCCGTTGGCGACCGTTATGGCGCCGCCGTTCAGACTCGAGAGCACGAGCTGGCCGCCGGAGTCCACCGAGGCCGAGACGCCGCCGTCGCCGCCGGTGGCGGCATCGAGGGCGGTGTTGATCTTGCCGGCGATCGTCGCCGCGTCGTCGCCGTTGGCGAGGGTGACGGTGACGGCGGCTCCGCCGTTAACGTTGGCGTTGGTGATCGTGATCGTGCCGGCGGTGCCGGCCGTGACGGCCGCGAAGCCGGAGCCCTGCACGGTCGACTTCTGCAGGGAGACCGCGACCGGCGTCGAGCCCACCGCGCCACCCGAGAAGCTCATGCTCATCGGGCTGGCGCCGTCGAAGTCCGTCTTGTCGTAGGTGTAGGACGAGGTCTTGAAGGTCTTGTCCTGGCGGGCCTGACGGACGGTCGACTGCAGCGATTCGATGGTCTTGGTGATCGCGGTCAGGCCGTTGTCGGCCGCCTCCAGGACCTTGATGCCGTT
This window of the Prosthecomicrobium sp. N25 genome carries:
- a CDS encoding flagellin N-terminal helical domain-containing protein, giving the protein MADIVLSKGIRSNLLQLQNTAANVTLTQGRLSTGKKVNTALDNPTNFFTASALNGRAGDLGALLDGLSNGIKVLEAADNGLTAITKTIESLQSTVRQARQDKTFKTSSYTYDKTDFDGASPMSMSFSGGAVGSTPVAVSLQKSTVQGSGFAAVTAGTAGTITITNANVNGGAAVTVTLANGDDAATIAGKINTALDAATGGDGGVSASVDSGGQLVLSSLNGGAITVANGTASGGVAQIGLGGSTAYVGKSVDELVDSINKNTGLTGKIRASNDAGKLRIENQSTSDLTVTGITAGAIDGGSGTGTIGPNDVRKNLVVQFNDLRNQLDKLADDSSYNGINLLLGDKLKLFLNENSTSTLEIQAKNNNGNARAINNTELGITSATDAEFESDTALDARLDNLKTAMDVVRSQASSFGSNLSIVENRQDFTKKMINTLKGGADNLTLADMNEEAANLLALQTRQQLSQTALSLANQADQGVLRLFG